In Camelina sativa cultivar DH55 chromosome 16, Cs, whole genome shotgun sequence, a single window of DNA contains:
- the LOC104752665 gene encoding 26S proteasome regulatory subunit RPN13, protein MTSIDEAFLPVIQQEIMLEFRAGKMSLQGTRVVPDSRKGLVRIVRGDEGLVHFMWLDRNLNTVEDDQIVFPDEALFEKVNQSSDRVYILKFDSDDRKLFFWMQEPRAEGDAELCSSVNQYLNQPIEFQDEDELAAAVTDELEDMAEDNTSSRAGNLVVPNLSTEVSDVTSSSGPVKLADLQRILNNLSAGPVGIAGDEEGLALGDILKPELIMPLLEMLPVQERLSSHLPEGHCRAEDILELLQSPPFRQQIDAFTYVLRTGQIDLTQFGIDPSKFKFTVVSFLEALEDSVSTQSKDAMDEA, encoded by the exons ATGACTTCAATTGATGAAGCTTTTCTTCCCGTGATACAGCAG GAGATCATGCTTGAGTTTCGTGCTGGGAAAATGTCTTTGCAGGGAACAAGAGTTGTCCCTGATTCACGAAAAGGACTTGTCCGCATTGTTAGA GGTGATGAGGGACTGGTTCATTTCATGTGGCTTGATCGAAACCTTAATACAGTAGAAGAC GATCAAATTGTTTTCCCAGATGAAGCTCTATTTGAAAAG GTTAATCAATCATCAGACAGGGTGTATATTCTGAAGTTCGACAGTGATGACCGCAAGTTATTCTTTTGGATGCAG GAGCCAAGAGCTGAAGGTGATGCAGAGCTGTGCTCTTCGGTCAATCAATATCTCAATCAACCAATAG AGTTTCAAGATGAAGACGAACTTGCAGCTGCTGTCACGGATGAACTGGAAGACATGGCAGAAGATAATACCTCATCTAG AGCTGGAAACTTGGTTGTACCAAATTTGTCTACAGAGGTGAGTGACGTGACATCTTCGTCTGGACCAGTTAAGCTGGCAGACCTGCAAAGAATTCTGAACAACCTTTCTGCTGGCCCTGTAG GTAttgctggagatgaagaag GTTTAGCATTAGGGGACATCTTGAAGCCGGAGTTGATTATGCCATTGCTTGAGATGTTGCCGGTACAAGAACGACTGTCTTCACATTTACCTGAG GGACATTGTAGGGCAGAAGATATTCTGGAGTTGTTGCAGAGCCCTCCTTTTCGTCAACAAATAGATGCATTTACCTAT GTACTTCGCACGGGACAAATAGATTTGACGCAGTTTGGTATAGACCCAAGTAAAT TCAAGTTCACAGTTGTCTCATTCCTTGAGGCACTTGAGGATTCGGTTTCAACGCAATCAAAGGATGCAATGGATGAGGCTTAG
- the LOC104752666 gene encoding flagellar radial spoke protein 5-like, with product MPMTLNSVIAANLAPTVSSNCFNRNVNRRRISFSSVNCSVETAEAERWVKLKNGNDSLEICRVLNGMWQTSGGWGKIDQNDAVDAMLRYADAGLSTLDMADIYGPSEDLYGIFINRVRRERPPEYLEKIKGLTKWVPPPVKMTSSYVRGNIEKSRKKMDVASLDMLQFHWWDYANDGYLDALKHLTDLKEQGKIKTIALTNFDTERLQKILENGIPVVSNQVQHSIVDMRPQQRMAQLCELTGVKLITYGTVMGGLLSEKFLGTNLTIPFAGPRLDTPSLQKYKKMVDAWGGWNLFQNLLRTMKNIASKHGVSIPTVAVRYVLDQQGVAGSMIGVRLGLAEHIEDANAIFSLVLDKEDVNSIQEVTKKGKDLLQVIGDCGDEYRRI from the exons ATGCCGATGACCTTAAATTCCGTCATCGCCGCGAACCTAGCTCCGACAGTATCATCGAATTGTTTTAACCGGAATGTTAATCGCCGTCGGATTAGCTTCAGCTCCGTGAACTGCTCGGTGGAGACGGCGGAAGCTGAACGGTGGGTGAAGCTGAAGAACGGGAACGATTCACTGGAGATATGCAGAGTTCTCAACGGGATGTGGCAGACGAGTGGTGGTTGGGGTAAGATTGACCAAAACGACGCCGTTGATGCGATGCTTCGATACGCCGATGCTGGTCTCTCCACCTTGGACATGGCCGACATTT ATGGTCCTTCTGAAGATCTTTATGGCATTTTTATCAATAGAGTTCGTCGAGAACGTCCACCAGAGTACTTGGAAAAGATTAAAGG TTTGACAAAATGGGTACCTCCTCCAGTGAAAATGACTAGTAGTTATGTTCGTGGGAACATTGAAAAATCGCGCAAGAAAATGGATGTGGCTTCTCTTGACATGCTTCAGTTTCACTG GTGGGATTATGCGAATGATGGTTATCTTGATGCACTGAAGCACCTCACTGACTTAAAAGAGCAAG GTAAAATCAAGACAATTGCTTTGACAAATTTTGATACAGAGAGACTTCAGAAAATCTTAGAGAATGGAATCCCTGTCGTTAGCAATCAG GTGCAACACTCCATTGTAGACATGCGTCCTCAACAGAGAATGGCTCAGCTTTGCGAGCTAACAGGCGTCAAACTTATAAC ATATGGGACAGTGATGGGTGGTCTTCTGTCAGAGAAGTTTCTTGGTACCAATCTGACAATCCCTTTTGCTGGCCCTCGCTTGGATACTCCTTCTCTCCAAAAGTACAAAAAG ATGGTTGATGCATGGGGTGGTTGGAATCTATTCCAAAACTTACTTCGAACGATGAAGAACATAGCCTCAAAACATGGAGTTTCGATTCCGACAGTGGCTGTGAGATATGTACTAGATCAG CAAGGAGTTGCTGGATCAATGATTGGGGTGAGACTCGGGTTAGCGGAACACATAGAAGATGCAAATGCTATATTCTCATTGGTATTGGATAAAGAAGATGTTAATAGCATACAAGAAGTTACCAAGAAAGGTAAAGATCTTCTCCAAGTGATTGGCGACTGTGGAGACGAATACCGACGTATATAA